The following proteins come from a genomic window of Salvia hispanica cultivar TCC Black 2014 chromosome 4, UniMelb_Shisp_WGS_1.0, whole genome shotgun sequence:
- the LOC125185509 gene encoding GATA transcription factor 24-like isoform X9: MPFEYASMPIRVHENGGGFDISSRDLAMVSTEEISTAVNSQSLLLLPPTARTSELTISFQGQLYVFPAVTPEKVEAVLLLLGGREMPTSIPSSELLLQINDKGVDDDLSQPTVSRRIASLLRFREKRKERCFDKKMRYSCRKEVAQRMLQKNGQFASVKDMSKISDDNWDSGNSTQPVPVVHRCQHCGVWETSTPAMRRGPEGPRTLCNACGLMWANKGTLRDLAKEGEHVFEQNELVCDVFELIGITERIADDSAIGIEHQSANLGEQDWNQIQDPS, from the exons ATGCCGTTTGAGTATGCGAGCATGCCTATAAGAGTGCATGAGAACGGCGGAGGATTTGACATCAGCTCCCGCGATTTGGCGATGGTCAGTACGGAGGAAATTTCCACGGCGGTAAATAGTCAGTCCTTGCTGCTGCTGCCGCCGACAGCCAGGACTAGTGAGCTCACCATTTCTTTCCAAGGCCAACTCTACGTGTTTCCTGCTGTTACTCCGGAAAAG GTGGAAGCAGTGCTGTTGCTCCTGGGAGGTCGGGAGATGCCAACCAGTATTCCCAGCTCTGAATTACTATTACAAATAAATGATAAG GGTGTAGATGATGATTTGAGCCAGCCTACAGTTTCTCGGAGGATCGCGTCATTATTGAGGTTTCGTGAGAAGCGGAAAGAGAGATGCTTTGATAAGAAGATGAGATACTCCTGCCGGAAAGAAGTTGCTCAGAG GATGCTTCAGAAAAATGGTCAATTTGCTTCTGTTAAGGATATGTCCAAAATATCTGATGATAATTGGGATTCCGGCAACAGCACTCAACCAGTACCAGT TGTGCATAGATGTCAACATTGTGGAGTTTGGGAAACTTCAACTCCAGCAATGCGTCGGGGTCCAGAAGGTCCAAGAACACTATGCAATGCTTGTGGATTAATGTGGGCAAACAAG GGTACTCTGAGAGATCTTGCAAAGGAAGGTGAACATGTGTTCGAACAAAATGAACTAGTATGTGATGTGTTT gAGTTGATTGGTATTACTGAAAGAATTGCTGATGATTCAGCAATTGGAATAGAGCATCAATCTGCAAATCTTGGTGAGCAG GACTGGAACCAAATTCAAGATCCCAGCTAA
- the LOC125185509 gene encoding GATA transcription factor 19-like isoform X6 yields the protein MPFEYASMPIRVHENGGGFDISSRDLAMVSTEEISTAVNSQSLLLLPPTARTSELTISFQGQLYVFPAVTPEKVEAVLLLLGGREMPTSIPSSELLLQINDKGVDDDLSQPTVSRRIASLLRFREKRKERCFDKKMRYSCRKEVAQRMLQKNGQFASVKDMSKISDDNWDSGNSTQPVPVVHRCQHCGVWETSTPAMRRGPEGPRTLCNACGLMWANKGTLRDLAKEGEHVFEQNELVCDVFELIGITERIADDSAIGIEHQSANLGEQDDVDQHVGAQWPAWAEPYHCRSTQG from the exons ATGCCGTTTGAGTATGCGAGCATGCCTATAAGAGTGCATGAGAACGGCGGAGGATTTGACATCAGCTCCCGCGATTTGGCGATGGTCAGTACGGAGGAAATTTCCACGGCGGTAAATAGTCAGTCCTTGCTGCTGCTGCCGCCGACAGCCAGGACTAGTGAGCTCACCATTTCTTTCCAAGGCCAACTCTACGTGTTTCCTGCTGTTACTCCGGAAAAG GTGGAAGCAGTGCTGTTGCTCCTGGGAGGTCGGGAGATGCCAACCAGTATTCCCAGCTCTGAATTACTATTACAAATAAATGATAAG GGTGTAGATGATGATTTGAGCCAGCCTACAGTTTCTCGGAGGATCGCGTCATTATTGAGGTTTCGTGAGAAGCGGAAAGAGAGATGCTTTGATAAGAAGATGAGATACTCCTGCCGGAAAGAAGTTGCTCAGAG GATGCTTCAGAAAAATGGTCAATTTGCTTCTGTTAAGGATATGTCCAAAATATCTGATGATAATTGGGATTCCGGCAACAGCACTCAACCAGTACCAGT TGTGCATAGATGTCAACATTGTGGAGTTTGGGAAACTTCAACTCCAGCAATGCGTCGGGGTCCAGAAGGTCCAAGAACACTATGCAATGCTTGTGGATTAATGTGGGCAAACAAG GGTACTCTGAGAGATCTTGCAAAGGAAGGTGAACATGTGTTCGAACAAAATGAACTAGTATGTGATGTGTTT gAGTTGATTGGTATTACTGAAAGAATTGCTGATGATTCAGCAATTGGAATAGAGCATCAATCTGCAAATCTTGGTGAGCAG GATGATGTTGATCAACATGTAGGTGCCCAATGGCCTGCCTGGGCGGAACCATACCATTGTCGATCCACACAGGGGTGA